A window of Coturnix japonica isolate 7356 chromosome 2, Coturnix japonica 2.1, whole genome shotgun sequence contains these coding sequences:
- the LOC107310176 gene encoding epidermal retinol dehydrogenase 2-like, with amino-acid sequence MNFFLELLKVIGLSTYYMLESLVFLFVPKRKKNVSGETVLITGAGSGIGRLLSLKFAKLGATLVLWDINQDGLQETLRLAKENGAVRIHSYICDCSKRQEVYRVADQVKKEVGDVSILVNNAGIVTGRSFIESPDSLVEKTMEVNTMAHFWTYKAFLPAMIASNHGHLVSIASSAGLIGVNRLADYCASKFAAVGFAESISLEMRALGKTGVKTTTVCPYFINTGMFDGCSTKWPFLLPILDPDYVAEKIMTAIRRDQAILLLPRILYFFFALKNILPVKVGVLLVDFVGALHFMDSFRGRVKKD; translated from the exons ATGAACTTCTTCCTGGAACTGCTCAAAGTCATTGGACTTTCAACATATTACATGCTGGAATCactggtgtttttgtttgtgccTAAACGTAAGAAGAATGTGAGTGGTGAAACAGTATTAATAACGGGAGCAGGGAGTGGAATCGGAAGACTCTTATCCTTAAAATTTGCCAAACTTGGAGCCACGCTGGTTCTTTGGGACATTAACCAAGATGGACTCCAGGAGACACTTAGACTGGCCAAAGAAAATGGAGCAGTAAGAATACATTCTTACATCTGTGACTGCAGCAAAAGGCAGGAAGTCTACAGAGTAGCAGATCAG GTTAAAAAAGAAGTTGGCGATGTCAGCATCCTGGTCAACAACGCTGGTATTGTAACAGGAAGGAGCTTTATTGAATCTCCAGATTCGCTTGTGGAAAAAACTATGGAAGTGAACACAATGGCACACTTTTGG ACTTATAAAGCCTTCCTTCCAGCAATGATAGCCTCTAACCATGGACACTTGGTTAGCATTGCAAGCTCAGCAGGACTGATTGGAGTCAATCGTCTTGCAG ATTACTGTGCCAGTAAATTTGCAGCCGTTGGTTTTGCAGAGTCTATTAGTTTAGAGATGAGAGCTCTGGGAAAGACTGGTGTTAAAACCACAACTGTGTGTCCTTACTTCATAAACACGGGGATGTTTGATGGCTGCAGCACCAA GTGGCCATTTCTTCTCCCCATTTTAGACCCAGATTATGTGGCTGAAAAGATAATGACTGCTATTCGACGAGACCAAGCCATTTTGTTACTACCAcgcattttgtatttcttctttgctttgaaaaa TATCCTACCAGTGAAAGTGGGCGTTCTCCTTGTGGACTTTGTTGGAGCCCTCCATTTCATGGATAGCTTCAGAGGTCGAGTGAAGAAGGACTGA